The Salvelinus alpinus unplaced genomic scaffold, SLU_Salpinus.1 scaffold_237, whole genome shotgun sequence genome includes a region encoding these proteins:
- the LOC139567332 gene encoding octapeptide-repeat protein T2-like has translation MGEEKRRGRKRGAEVETYPQGREEMGEEKRRGRKRGAEVETYPQGREEMGEEKRRGRKRGAEVETYPQGREEMGEEKRRGRKRGAEVETYPQGREEMGEEKRRGGGGREGRRWRHIHRAERRWGRKRGEGRKRGAEVETYPQGREETR, from the coding sequence atgggggaggaaaagaggagggggaggaagagaggggcggAGGTGGAGACATATCCACAGGgcagagaggagatgggggaggaaaagaggagggggaggaagagaggggcggAGGTGGAGACATATCCACAGGgcagagaggagatgggggaggaaaagaggagggggaggaagagaggggcggAGGTGGAGACATATCCACAGGgcagagaggagatgggggaggaaaagaggagggggaggaagagaggggcggAGGTGGAGACATATCCACAGGgcagagaggagatgggggaggaaaagaggagaggagggggaggaagagaggggcggAGGTGGAGACATATCCACAGGgcagagaggagatgggggaggaaaagaggagaggggaggaagagaggggcggAGGTGGAGACATATCCACAGGGCAGAGAGGAGACACGCTGA